The following coding sequences lie in one Erwinia amylovora genomic window:
- the rpsD gene encoding 30S ribosomal protein S4, with protein MARYLGPKLKLSRREGTDLFLKSGVRAIDTKCKIEQAPGQHGARKPRLSDYGVQLREKQKVRRIYGVLERQFRNYYKEAARLKGNTGENLLALLEGRLDNVVYRMGFGATRAEARQLVSHKSIMVNGRVVSIASYQVTPNDVVSIREKAKKQSRVKAALELAEQREKPTWLEVDATKMEGVFKRIPERTDLSADINEHLIVELYSK; from the coding sequence ATGGCAAGATATTTGGGTCCTAAGCTCAAGCTGAGCCGTCGTGAAGGCACAGACCTGTTCCTCAAGTCTGGCGTTCGCGCGATTGATACCAAGTGTAAGATTGAACAAGCTCCTGGTCAGCACGGTGCGCGTAAGCCACGTCTGTCTGATTATGGCGTGCAGTTGCGTGAAAAGCAGAAAGTTCGTCGTATCTACGGCGTGCTGGAGCGTCAGTTCCGTAACTATTATAAAGAAGCAGCTCGTCTGAAAGGCAATACGGGTGAAAACCTGTTAGCTCTGCTTGAAGGTCGTCTGGATAACGTAGTTTACCGTATGGGCTTTGGTGCCACTCGTGCAGAAGCACGTCAGCTGGTTAGCCACAAATCTATCATGGTAAACGGCCGCGTTGTCAGCATCGCTTCTTATCAGGTAACTCCGAATGACGTTGTTAGCATCCGTGAGAAAGCCAAAAAGCAGTCTCGCGTGAAAGCCGCTCTGGAGCTGGCTGAACAGCGTGAAAAGCCAACCTGGCTGGAAGTTGATGCGACTAAGATGGAAGGTGTGTTCAAGCGTATTCCTGAACGTACCGATCTGTCTGCGGACATTAACGAACACCTGATCGTCGAGCTTTACTCCAAGTAA
- a CDS encoding DNA-directed RNA polymerase subunit alpha produces MQGSVTEFLKPRLVDIEQVSSTHAKVTLEPLERGFGHTLGNALRRILLSSMPGCAVTEVEIDGVLHEYSTKEGVQEDILEILLNLKGLAVRVQGKDEVILTLNKSGIGPVTAADITHDGDVEIVKPQHVICHLTDENAAISMRIKVQRGRGYVPASARIHSEEDERPIGRLLVDACYSPVERIAYNVEAARVEQRTDLDKLVIEMETNGTIDPEEAIRRAATILAEQLEAFVDLRDVRQPEVKEEKPEFDPILLRPVDDLELTVRSANCLKAEAIHYIGDLVQRTEVELLKTPNLGKKSLTEIKDVLASRGLSLGMRLENWPPASIADE; encoded by the coding sequence ATGCAGGGTTCTGTGACAGAGTTTCTAAAACCACGCCTGGTAGATATCGAGCAAGTGAGTTCGACGCACGCCAAGGTGACCCTTGAGCCTTTAGAGCGTGGCTTTGGCCATACTCTCGGTAACGCGCTGCGCCGTATTCTGCTTTCATCAATGCCGGGTTGCGCGGTGACCGAGGTTGAAATTGATGGTGTACTACATGAGTACAGCACCAAAGAGGGCGTACAGGAAGATATCCTGGAAATCCTGCTCAACCTGAAAGGTTTAGCGGTAAGAGTTCAGGGCAAAGATGAAGTTATTCTTACTCTGAATAAATCTGGCATTGGCCCTGTGACTGCAGCCGATATCACCCATGATGGTGATGTCGAAATCGTCAAGCCGCAGCATGTGATCTGCCATCTGACCGACGAAAACGCGGCTATCAGCATGCGTATCAAAGTTCAGCGTGGTCGTGGTTATGTGCCGGCTTCTGCCCGAATTCATTCGGAAGAAGATGAGCGCCCAATCGGTCGTCTGTTAGTCGACGCCTGCTACAGCCCTGTAGAGCGTATTGCCTACAATGTTGAAGCAGCGCGTGTGGAACAGCGTACCGACCTGGACAAGCTGGTCATCGAAATGGAAACCAACGGCACTATCGATCCTGAAGAAGCGATCCGCCGTGCGGCTACCATCCTGGCAGAACAACTGGAAGCTTTCGTCGACCTACGTGATGTACGTCAGCCGGAAGTGAAAGAAGAGAAACCAGAATTCGATCCGATCTTGCTGCGCCCTGTTGACGATCTGGAATTGACTGTCCGCTCTGCTAACTGCCTTAAGGCAGAAGCTATCCACTACATCGGTGATCTGGTACAGCGTACCGAGGTTGAGCTGCTTAAAACGCCTAACCTTGGCAAAAAATCTCTTACTGAGATTAAAGATGTGCTGGCTTCTCGTGGTCTTTCTCTGGGCATGCGCCTGGAAAACTGGCCGCCAGCTAGCATTGCTGATGAATAA
- the rplQ gene encoding 50S ribosomal protein L17: protein MRHRKSGRQLNRNSSHRQAMFRNMAGSLVRHEIIKTTLPKAKELRRVVEPLITLAKTDSVANRRLAFARTRDNEIVAKLFNELGPRFASRAGGYTRILKCGFRAGDNAPMAYIELVDRPEAQAEAVAE from the coding sequence ATGCGCCATCGTAAGAGTGGTCGTCAACTGAACCGTAACAGCAGCCATCGTCAGGCTATGTTCCGCAACATGGCTGGCTCTTTGGTTCGTCATGAGATCATCAAGACGACCCTGCCAAAAGCGAAAGAGCTGCGTCGCGTAGTTGAGCCGCTGATTACTCTTGCCAAGACCGACAGCGTAGCTAATCGTCGTCTGGCATTCGCCCGTACTCGTGATAACGAGATCGTGGCAAAACTGTTTAACGAGCTGGGCCCGCGCTTTGCGAGCCGTGCCGGTGGTTACACTCGTATTCTGAAGTGTGGCTTCCGCGCTGGTGACAACGCTCCGATGGCTTACATCGAGCTGGTTGATCGTCCAGAAGCTCAAGCAGAAGCTGTAGCAGAGTAA
- a CDS encoding DUF1992 domain-containing protein: MSLIDQLAEKHILAALRQGDLDNLPGTGHTLQLDDDSHVPQELRASYRILKNSGYLPPELALRREALELEQLLRSVAERDEEYHQQLKRLSLLELKLNQAGISTDFLRGDYGRQVNRRFSKGE; encoded by the coding sequence ATGTCATTGATTGATCAACTGGCTGAAAAGCATATTCTTGCTGCCCTGCGTCAGGGCGATCTTGATAACTTGCCCGGTACAGGGCATACACTGCAACTGGATGATGACTCGCATGTACCCCAGGAGCTGCGTGCCAGCTACCGGATCCTGAAAAATTCTGGCTATCTCCCTCCTGAACTTGCATTGAGACGAGAAGCGCTGGAGCTTGAGCAGCTGTTACGAAGTGTAGCCGAGCGCGACGAGGAGTATCACCAGCAACTGAAACGCCTGAGCCTTCTGGAGCTAAAACTTAATCAGGCCGGCATCAGCACTGACTTTCTTCGTGGAGACTACGGTCGACAGGTTAACCGTCGTTTTAGTAAGGGGGAGTAA
- the zntR gene encoding Zn(2+)-responsive transcriptional regulator, giving the protein MYRIGQLAKLANVTPDTIRFYEKQQMMDHEVRTQGGFRLYSDNDLQRLKFIRHARHLGFRLEAIRELLSIRVDPEHHTCHQSKSIVQKRLDEVEAMLDELKHMQRSLKRLNDACCGTAHSSVYCSILDALEKGASTT; this is encoded by the coding sequence ATGTATCGAATTGGACAACTGGCGAAGCTGGCTAACGTCACGCCAGATACCATCCGTTTTTATGAAAAACAGCAGATGATGGACCATGAAGTCAGGACGCAAGGCGGTTTTCGTCTCTACAGTGATAACGATCTTCAGCGTCTCAAGTTCATCCGTCACGCCAGGCATCTGGGTTTCAGACTGGAGGCTATTCGAGAGCTGTTATCGATCCGTGTCGATCCTGAACACCACACATGCCATCAGTCAAAATCCATCGTACAGAAAAGGCTCGACGAAGTTGAAGCCATGCTCGACGAGCTGAAACATATGCAGCGATCGTTGAAGAGACTGAATGATGCCTGTTGCGGGACTGCGCATAGCAGCGTTTATTGTTCCATCCTGGATGCCTTAGAAAAGGGGGCCTCCACAACTTAA
- a CDS encoding alternative ribosome-rescue factor A codes for MTVYQHKKGIIRDNAIEALLRDPLFKPRLEVNQKGKGSYRRKEKHEKKTGWEASGKLTISVFTSGFPLLLAEAY; via the coding sequence ATGACTGTCTACCAACATAAAAAGGGCATCATCCGCGATAATGCGATAGAAGCATTGCTGCGCGATCCTTTATTCAAACCCCGGCTTGAAGTCAATCAAAAAGGCAAAGGCAGCTACCGGCGTAAAGAAAAGCATGAAAAAAAAACGGGTTGGGAGGCCAGCGGTAAGTTAACAATCAGTGTATTTACCTCTGGCTTTCCGCTTCTCCTGGCTGAAGCATATTAG
- the mscL gene encoding large-conductance mechanosensitive channel protein MscL: MSIFKEFRDFAMRGNVVDLAVGVIIGAAFGKIVSSLVANIIMPPLGLLIGGVDFKQFNWVLKPADGAAPAVIMEYGVFLQTVFDFIIVAFAIFMAIKLMNRLYTKKEVEKPAPKPSAEESLLSEIRDLLKEQNGKTQ; encoded by the coding sequence GTGAGTATATTCAAAGAGTTTCGCGATTTTGCTATGCGTGGCAACGTGGTGGACCTGGCGGTCGGTGTCATTATCGGCGCAGCTTTTGGTAAAATCGTCTCTTCACTGGTGGCAAACATCATCATGCCGCCGCTGGGATTACTGATTGGCGGCGTTGACTTCAAACAGTTCAACTGGGTATTAAAACCTGCTGATGGTGCTGCACCTGCGGTAATTATGGAATACGGTGTGTTTTTACAGACGGTGTTTGATTTCATCATCGTTGCATTTGCCATTTTTATGGCCATCAAGCTGATGAACAGGCTGTATACGAAGAAAGAAGTTGAGAAGCCTGCGCCAAAACCTTCTGCGGAAGAAAGTTTGCTGAGTGAGATCCGCGATTTGCTGAAAGAGCAAAACGGCAAAACTCAGTAA
- the trkA gene encoding Trk system potassium transporter TrkA produces MKIIILGAGQVGGTLAENLVGENNDITLVDTDALRLRQLQDKFDLRVVQGHGSHPRVLREAGAEDADMLVAVTNSDETNMVACQVAYSLFNTPNRIARIRAPDYIRDADKLFIPEAVPIDHLISPEQLVIDSIYRLIEYPGALQVVNFAEGKVSLAVVKAYYGGPLVGNALSVMREHMPHIDTRVAAIFRQDRPIRPQGSTIIEAGDEVFFIAASQHIRAVMSEYQRLEKPYKRIMIVGGGNIGFGLAQRLEKHYSVKLIERDQQRAAELAENLQNTIVFYGDASDQELLAEEHVDQIDLFIAITNDDEANIMSAMLAKRMGAKKAMVLIQRRAYVDLVQGSVIDIAISPQQATISALLGHVRKADIVGVSSLRRGVAEAIEAIAHGEESTSKVVGRQIDDIKLPPGTLIGAVVRGDDVMIANNNLRIEQGDHVIMFLTDKKFVPDVERLFQPSPFFL; encoded by the coding sequence ATGAAAATTATCATTCTTGGTGCAGGACAGGTCGGCGGTACCCTCGCTGAAAACCTGGTCGGAGAAAACAACGATATCACCCTGGTCGATACCGATGCTCTGCGCCTGCGTCAGTTGCAGGACAAGTTCGATCTGCGCGTGGTTCAGGGGCACGGTTCTCACCCTCGGGTGCTGCGCGAAGCGGGTGCCGAAGATGCGGACATGCTGGTGGCAGTCACTAACTCTGACGAAACCAATATGGTGGCTTGCCAGGTTGCCTATTCGCTGTTTAACACGCCAAACCGCATTGCCCGCATCCGTGCGCCGGACTACATACGTGATGCCGATAAGCTATTTATTCCTGAAGCCGTGCCCATTGACCACCTTATCTCACCCGAACAGCTGGTCATTGACAGCATCTACCGCCTGATTGAATACCCGGGAGCACTGCAGGTGGTTAACTTCGCCGAAGGCAAAGTCAGCCTGGCAGTCGTTAAAGCCTACTACGGCGGCCCCCTGGTCGGTAATGCCCTGTCGGTAATGCGTGAACATATGCCGCATATTGATACCCGTGTTGCCGCCATTTTCCGTCAGGATCGTCCGATTCGTCCTCAGGGTTCAACCATCATCGAAGCGGGCGACGAAGTCTTCTTTATCGCCGCCAGCCAGCATATTCGCGCCGTGATGAGTGAGTACCAGCGGCTTGAAAAACCCTATAAGCGCATTATGATTGTCGGCGGCGGGAACATCGGTTTCGGTTTGGCCCAGCGGCTGGAAAAGCATTACAGCGTCAAGCTGATCGAACGCGATCAGCAGCGCGCTGCCGAACTGGCTGAGAATTTACAGAATACCATCGTCTTCTACGGTGACGCTTCCGATCAGGAACTGCTGGCTGAAGAGCATGTCGATCAGATCGATCTGTTTATCGCCATCACCAACGATGACGAAGCTAACATCATGTCCGCGATGCTGGCAAAGCGAATGGGGGCGAAAAAGGCAATGGTGTTAATCCAGCGCCGCGCCTACGTCGATCTGGTGCAGGGCAGCGTAATCGATATTGCGATTTCCCCGCAGCAGGCGACGATTTCCGCTCTGCTCGGCCACGTTCGTAAAGCCGATATCGTCGGCGTTTCGTCATTGCGCCGCGGTGTAGCAGAAGCAATCGAGGCCATCGCACACGGTGAAGAATCCACCTCGAAAGTCGTGGGCCGCCAGATTGATGATATCAAGCTGCCACCGGGAACCCTTATCGGGGCAGTGGTACGCGGCGACGATGTCATGATTGCCAACAACAATTTGCGCATCGAGCAGGGCGACCATGTGATCATGTTCCTGACCGATAAGAAATTTGTGCCCGATGTTGAAAGGCTCTTCCAGCCAAGCCCTTTCTTCCTTTAA
- the rsmB gene encoding 16S rRNA (cytosine(967)-C(5))-methyltransferase RsmB, which produces MKKMTNLRCIAARTIEQVVEQGQSLSNVLPAAQKCVDDKDAALVQELCYGVLRTLPQLEWVISKLMSRPMTGKQRAIHFLIMVGLYQLMFTRIPPHAALAETVEGAVALKRPQLKGLINGVLRQFQRQQDQLMQQMNDGDQQYLHPKWLLERLKRAWPEQWQQIVAANNQRPPMWLRVNRQYHSRDAWLALLEESGKQAFSHPLHCDALRLESPCTVHQLPGFDQGWVTVQDASAQGCVALLAPQNGEQILDLCAAPGGKTTHILEAAPQANVLAVDVDAQRLTRITENLQRLNMQAEVKLGDGRTPAAWCGDTLFDRILLDAPCSATGVIRRHPDIKWLRRDRDIAELAALQQQILDAVWPHLKSGGTMLYATCSVLPEENHLQISQFLQRHANAALVATGDLTQPGIQVLPQVDGGDGFYYAKLVKQ; this is translated from the coding sequence ATGAAAAAAATGACTAATCTACGCTGCATCGCCGCCCGGACTATTGAACAGGTTGTCGAACAAGGGCAGTCGCTCAGTAACGTGCTGCCTGCCGCGCAAAAATGCGTTGACGACAAAGATGCTGCCCTGGTGCAGGAACTTTGCTATGGCGTATTGCGTACCTTGCCGCAGCTGGAGTGGGTTATCAGCAAGCTGATGTCGCGCCCGATGACCGGCAAACAGCGTGCGATCCACTTCCTGATCATGGTCGGGCTCTATCAGCTGATGTTCACGCGCATTCCGCCCCATGCGGCACTGGCCGAAACGGTGGAAGGTGCCGTAGCGCTGAAACGCCCGCAGCTGAAAGGGCTGATCAACGGCGTACTGCGCCAGTTCCAGCGCCAGCAGGACCAACTGATGCAGCAAATGAACGACGGTGACCAGCAGTATCTGCATCCGAAATGGTTGCTGGAACGCCTGAAGCGTGCCTGGCCGGAGCAGTGGCAGCAAATTGTGGCAGCGAATAATCAGCGCCCGCCGATGTGGCTGCGCGTCAACCGCCAGTACCACAGCCGGGATGCCTGGCTGGCGTTGCTGGAGGAGAGCGGTAAACAGGCTTTTTCCCATCCTCTGCACTGCGATGCGTTGCGGCTGGAGTCACCGTGCACCGTGCACCAGCTTCCAGGTTTCGACCAGGGCTGGGTGACCGTACAGGATGCTTCAGCCCAGGGATGCGTGGCGCTGCTCGCCCCACAAAACGGTGAGCAAATCCTTGATCTTTGTGCAGCCCCCGGGGGGAAAACCACGCATATTCTGGAAGCGGCACCTCAGGCAAACGTATTGGCAGTGGATGTTGACGCCCAACGCCTGACTAGAATTACTGAGAATTTACAACGCCTTAATATGCAGGCAGAGGTTAAGCTCGGCGATGGCCGTACGCCAGCGGCATGGTGTGGAGACACGCTATTCGATCGTATCCTGCTGGATGCTCCCTGTTCAGCAACCGGGGTGATCCGCCGTCATCCGGATATAAAATGGCTGCGCCGCGACCGCGATATCGCGGAGCTGGCAGCGCTGCAACAGCAAATACTGGATGCGGTGTGGCCACATCTGAAATCCGGAGGCACGATGCTTTATGCGACCTGCTCGGTGCTGCCCGAAGAGAACCATCTGCAGATAAGTCAGTTTTTGCAGCGCCATGCCAATGCCGCTTTGGTCGCGACTGGCGATCTGACTCAACCCGGGATTCAGGTCTTGCCACAAGTGGATGGCGGTGACGGTTTCTACTACGCGAAACTGGTAAAACAGTGA
- the fmt gene encoding methionyl-tRNA formyltransferase, whose amino-acid sequence MSDSLNIIFAGTPDFAARHLDALLSSGHRVVGVFTQPDRPAGRGNKLTASPVKQLAEQHHIPVFQPSSLRPEENQQRVAALNADVMVVVAYGLILPKAVLDMPRLGCINVHGSLLPRWRGAAPIQRSLWAGDAETGVTIMQMDIGLDTGDMLHKLACPIDATDTSATLYDKLADLGPAGLISTLAQLADGSAQPQVQDEAKVSYADKLSKEESRLDWSLSAAQLERCIRAFNPWPVSYFVIDEQPVKVWKASVLPAVSGRQPGEVLQADKQGIQVVTADGVLNIEELQPAGKKAMKAQDLLNSRREWFTPGNIIA is encoded by the coding sequence GTGTCCGATTCATTAAATATCATTTTTGCCGGCACGCCTGACTTTGCAGCGCGTCATCTTGACGCGCTGTTGTCTTCCGGGCATCGGGTGGTTGGCGTTTTTACTCAACCTGACCGTCCTGCTGGCCGGGGTAACAAGCTCACCGCAAGTCCGGTAAAACAGCTGGCCGAGCAGCATCATATACCCGTCTTTCAACCTTCATCGCTGCGCCCTGAAGAAAATCAGCAGCGGGTTGCCGCTCTGAACGCCGACGTCATGGTGGTGGTGGCCTACGGGCTTATCCTGCCAAAAGCCGTGCTGGATATGCCGCGCCTCGGCTGCATAAACGTGCACGGCTCCCTGCTGCCCCGTTGGCGCGGTGCTGCACCAATCCAGCGCTCGCTGTGGGCGGGTGACGCCGAGACCGGGGTCACCATCATGCAGATGGATATCGGGCTGGATACCGGGGATATGCTGCATAAGCTGGCCTGCCCGATCGACGCTACTGATACCAGCGCCACGCTGTACGATAAATTAGCCGACCTCGGCCCGGCAGGTTTGATATCCACGCTGGCACAGCTGGCAGACGGTAGCGCTCAACCGCAAGTGCAGGATGAAGCGAAGGTCAGCTACGCGGACAAGCTCAGTAAAGAAGAGTCCCGCCTCGACTGGTCGCTTTCTGCCGCTCAGTTGGAACGTTGTATTCGTGCCTTTAATCCCTGGCCTGTGAGCTACTTTGTTATCGACGAGCAGCCGGTGAAGGTGTGGAAAGCTTCCGTTCTGCCTGCTGTCAGCGGCCGTCAGCCGGGCGAGGTCCTGCAAGCCGATAAGCAGGGTATTCAGGTAGTTACTGCCGATGGCGTGTTGAATATTGAAGAGTTACAGCCTGCAGGTAAAAAGGCGATGAAGGCTCAGGATCTGCTTAACTCGCGCCGTGAATGGTTTACCCCTGGCAATATAATTGCCTGA
- the def gene encoding peptide deformylase, producing MSVLQVLHFPDERLRIVAKPVKEVNANIQRIVDDMFETMYAEEGIGLAATQVDIHQRIIVIDVSESRDERLVLINPELLEQSGETGIEEGCLSIPEQRALVPRAEKVKIRALDRDGNSFELEADGLLAICIQHELDHLVGKLFIDYLSPMKRQRIRQKLEKLHRQNTRD from the coding sequence ATGTCCGTTTTACAAGTATTACATTTTCCTGACGAGCGCCTGCGCATCGTTGCGAAACCCGTTAAAGAAGTGAATGCGAATATTCAGCGTATCGTCGATGATATGTTCGAAACCATGTACGCCGAAGAAGGCATTGGGCTGGCCGCCACCCAAGTCGATATCCATCAGCGCATCATCGTTATCGACGTCTCCGAGAGTCGCGATGAACGGCTGGTGTTAATCAACCCGGAGCTGCTGGAACAGAGCGGTGAAACAGGTATTGAAGAAGGCTGTTTGTCTATCCCTGAACAGCGTGCGCTGGTGCCTCGCGCCGAGAAAGTCAAAATCCGCGCGCTGGATCGTGACGGCAACAGTTTCGAGCTGGAAGCTGATGGTCTGCTGGCCATTTGTATTCAGCACGAGCTGGACCATCTGGTCGGCAAGCTGTTCATTGATTACCTGTCGCCGATGAAACGTCAGCGTATCCGTCAGAAGCTGGAAAAACTGCATCGCCAGAACACACGCGACTGA
- the dprA gene encoding DNA-protecting protein DprA — MSQVECALRLSAVPGLSSSQRLEMMSKLLDFTTPAARQLATLGLSARQQRAFLDYDADVIVQSFRWLESPLHHFLTPRDPCYPEQLKAIGNFPLMLFVAGDPTLLASPQLAIVGSRHCSHYGREWGSWFSQALALSGLTITSGLALGIDGIAHRAVLEVQGKTLAVLGSGLEAIYPRQHQLLAQQIVNSGGTLVSEFPLSVKPLPAHFPRRNRIISGLSRGVLVVEATLRSGSLVTAKLALEQNRNLYALPGALGNPGSEGTHWLIQQGALLVAHPNNILEEMHSGFSWLPVITPLTNNSGAGNNPPLPFPDVLANVGDEVTPVDVVAERAGQPVPAIVAKLLELELAGWIAAVPGGYVRLRRASHVRRTHVLI; from the coding sequence ATGTCGCAGGTCGAGTGTGCGTTAAGGCTTTCAGCGGTGCCCGGCTTATCCAGTTCGCAGCGGCTGGAGATGATGAGCAAGCTACTGGATTTCACTACCCCTGCTGCCCGCCAGCTTGCAACATTGGGGCTGTCGGCTAGGCAACAACGGGCATTCCTTGACTACGATGCCGATGTCATCGTGCAAAGTTTTCGCTGGCTGGAATCCCCCCTGCATCATTTTTTGACGCCACGCGACCCCTGTTACCCTGAGCAGCTTAAAGCGATCGGTAACTTTCCGCTGATGCTGTTTGTTGCGGGCGATCCGACTTTACTGGCATCACCGCAGCTGGCGATAGTGGGTAGCCGCCACTGCTCGCACTATGGCCGCGAGTGGGGAAGCTGGTTCAGTCAGGCGCTGGCATTAAGTGGTTTAACTATCACCAGCGGGCTGGCATTAGGTATTGACGGTATCGCCCACCGTGCGGTGCTGGAAGTACAGGGAAAAACCCTCGCGGTACTGGGAAGTGGACTGGAAGCGATCTACCCGCGACAGCATCAGCTGCTGGCACAGCAAATTGTTAATAGCGGCGGAACGCTGGTCTCTGAGTTTCCGCTATCGGTGAAACCTCTGCCCGCGCATTTTCCCCGGCGCAACAGAATTATCAGCGGCCTGAGTCGCGGGGTACTGGTGGTAGAAGCGACGCTACGCAGTGGTTCACTGGTGACTGCAAAGCTGGCGTTGGAACAGAACCGTAACCTGTATGCGCTACCCGGGGCGCTGGGTAACCCGGGCAGTGAAGGAACCCACTGGTTGATCCAACAAGGGGCATTATTGGTTGCGCACCCTAATAATATTCTGGAAGAGATGCACAGTGGCTTCTCGTGGCTACCCGTTATAACGCCGCTCACAAACAATTCAGGCGCGGGCAACAATCCTCCATTGCCATTTCCCGATGTGTTGGCTAACGTAGGAGATGAGGTTACACCTGTTGACGTTGTCGCTGAACGTGCCGGCCAACCTGTGCCAGCCATCGTAGCGAAGCTGCTTGAGTTGGAGTTAGCAGGGTGGATCGCAGCTGTACCCGGCGGCTATGTCCGATTGAGGAGGGCAAGCCATGTTCGACGTACTCATGTACTTATTTGA
- the smg gene encoding DUF494 family protein Smg, with the protein MFDVLMYLFETYIHNEAEMRVDQDKLTDDLTDAGFHREDIYNALNWLEKLADYQDGLVAPVLLTTDPLSVRIYTGEESQRLDANCRGFILFLEQIQVLNLETREMVIERIMALDTVEFDLDDLKWVVLMVLFNIPGCENAYQQMEELLFEANEGMLH; encoded by the coding sequence ATGTTCGACGTACTCATGTACTTATTTGAAACGTATATCCACAATGAAGCAGAAATGCGTGTGGATCAGGATAAGTTAACTGATGATTTAACCGATGCAGGTTTTCATCGTGAAGATATTTATAATGCGTTGAACTGGTTAGAGAAGTTAGCAGATTACCAGGATGGGCTGGTTGCTCCGGTTCTGCTGACAACCGATCCGCTGTCTGTGCGTATCTACACCGGGGAAGAGAGTCAGCGTTTGGATGCCAACTGCCGTGGCTTTATTCTGTTCCTGGAGCAAATTCAGGTGCTGAATCTGGAAACGCGTGAAATGGTTATCGAACGTATCATGGCGCTTGATACCGTGGAGTTTGATCTGGACGATCTCAAATGGGTGGTGCTGATGGTGTTGTTCAACATCCCGGGATGTGAAAACGCCTATCAGCAAATGGAAGAACTACTTTTTGAAGCTAATGAAGGAATGCTGCACTGA
- a CDS encoding type I DNA topoisomerase — translation MKECCTEDCLRVNNVMNKNALFAARKNEPCPQCGAELVIRSGKQGAFLGCSQYPACNFIRPLKAQADGHIVKVLDGQLCPQCGGELVLRQGRYGMFVACGHYPECEHTEAIDKPDETSLACPQCQSGRLIQRRSRYGKTFHACDRYPDCQFAVNDTPAEGVCEFCQFPLLIEKKTARGTNRFCASKACGKPVTAGNRSEDEP, via the coding sequence ATGAAGGAATGCTGCACTGAAGATTGCCTTCGTGTAAACAATGTGATGAATAAAAATGCGCTTTTCGCTGCGCGAAAAAATGAACCCTGCCCCCAGTGCGGGGCAGAACTGGTTATCCGCTCCGGGAAACAGGGCGCTTTTCTCGGTTGCTCTCAGTACCCCGCATGCAACTTTATTCGACCGCTTAAAGCTCAGGCTGACGGGCATATCGTTAAAGTGCTTGATGGGCAGCTCTGCCCGCAATGTGGCGGTGAGCTTGTGTTACGTCAGGGGCGCTATGGCATGTTTGTCGCCTGTGGTCACTACCCTGAATGTGAACACACCGAAGCTATTGATAAGCCAGATGAAACCTCGCTTGCCTGTCCGCAATGCCAGAGCGGTAGACTGATTCAGCGCCGATCGCGCTACGGTAAAACGTTTCATGCCTGCGACCGTTATCCCGATTGTCAGTTTGCGGTGAATGACACGCCGGCGGAAGGTGTCTGCGAGTTTTGCCAGTTTCCGCTGCTTATCGAGAAAAAAACGGCCAGAGGAACAAATCGATTCTGCGCCAGTAAAGCCTGTGGCAAACCCGTAACAGCAGGAAACCGTAGTGAAGATGAACCCTGA
- the tsaC gene encoding L-threonylcarbamoyladenylate synthase type 1 TsaC, giving the protein MKMNPEVDSLAQCVEQLAQSKVIAYPTEAVFGLGCDPDSEEAVMRLLALKQRPVEKGLILIAADYQQLMPWIADEQLSAEQKARMFSRWPGPVTWVLPARSTTPGWLTGRFTTLAVRVSDHPDVIALCNAFGKPLVSTSANLSGLPPCRHAAEVLAQFGRDFPVLKGETGGRLNPSEIRDVLSGELIRQG; this is encoded by the coding sequence GTGAAGATGAACCCTGAGGTTGATTCGTTGGCGCAATGTGTTGAACAGTTGGCTCAGTCGAAAGTTATTGCTTATCCGACCGAAGCGGTGTTTGGCTTAGGCTGCGATCCTGATAGCGAAGAAGCGGTGATGCGGCTGCTGGCATTAAAGCAGCGCCCCGTCGAGAAAGGGCTGATCCTGATCGCCGCTGACTATCAGCAGCTGATGCCCTGGATTGCCGACGAACAGCTTTCAGCTGAACAGAAGGCGCGCATGTTCTCTCGTTGGCCTGGCCCGGTAACATGGGTATTGCCGGCGCGCAGTACCACGCCGGGCTGGTTAACCGGGCGATTTACTACCCTGGCGGTACGGGTTAGCGACCATCCTGATGTCATCGCTTTGTGCAATGCTTTTGGTAAGCCGTTAGTTTCAACCAGCGCTAATTTGTCCGGGCTACCGCCCTGCCGTCACGCGGCTGAAGTGTTGGCGCAGTTTGGCCGCGATTTCCCGGTATTAAAGGGCGAAACCGGTGGTCGCCTCAATCCATCGGAAATCCGCGATGTGTTAAGCGGTGAATTAATTCGTCAGGGATAA